One Apteryx mantelli isolate bAptMan1 chromosome 22, bAptMan1.hap1, whole genome shotgun sequence genomic region harbors:
- the AKAP10 gene encoding A-kinase anchor protein 10, mitochondrial isoform X2: MSFFRRKVKGKEQEKTTDVKAIKTPIPIHSPQRSTRNHALLEAAGPSHVAINAISANMDSFSSSRTAALKKQPSHMEAAHFGDLGRSCLNYQAQETKSSLSKTLEQVLQDNVALPYFIQFMELRRMEHLVKFWLEAESFHSTTWSRIRAHSLNTVKQSSLAEPVSPSKQQEITSSSPTGLLEERLENSSTAHLLRTKPVAPDKSDRTSNSQNHVLSGQESDNAGVLCLRKSEAGTHSVPADQQESSKLTVSNRNSPSSALKDLSGKLMKSIERDAVSTFTKYISPDAAKPIPITEAMRNDIVAKICGEDGQVDPNCFVTAQSIVFNAMEQEHFSEFLRSHHFCKYQIEVLTSGTVYLADILFCESALFYFSEYMEKEDAVNVLQFWLAADNFQSQLAAKEGQYDGQEAQNDAMILYDKYFSLQATHPLGFDDSVRLEIESNICREGGPLPNCFTTPLRQAWTTMETVFLPGFLSSNLYYKYLNDLIHSVRGDEFPGGNIALSIQGPSSSPDSDSQIGGPDGSAAQSNVKKANVKILKNFDEAIIVDAASLDPESLYQRTYAGRMTFGRVSDLGQFIRESEPEPDVKKSKGSRRDGLEDSKDDSQ, encoded by the exons TGAAAGGCAAGGAACAAGAAAAGACCACAGATGTGAAAGCAATTAAAA CTCCAATACCCATACATTCCCCTCAAAGAAGCACTAGAAATCATGCCTTGCTGGAGGCTGCAGGACCAAGCCATGTGGCAATTAATGCCATCTCTGCCAACATGGACTCTTTTTCTAGCAGTCGGACAGCTGCCCTTAAGAAGCAGCCAAGTCACATGGAAGCTGCTCATTTTGGAGACTTAG GCAGATCGTGTCTGAATTATCAGGCCCAAGAGACCAAATCAAGCCTTTCAAAGACCCTTGAACAAGTTTTGCAGGACAACGTAGCCCTCCCTTATTTTATCCAGTTTATGGAACTACGTAGAATGGAACACTTGGTTAAATTTTGGTTAGAGGCCGAAAGCTTTCACTCCACGACATGGTCCCGCATAAGAGCACATAGCCTGAACACAGTTAAGCAGAGTTCATTGGCAGAGCCAGTGTCGCCCTCAAAACAGCAGGAAATCACGTCATCTTCTCCAACTGGATTGCTTGAAGAGAGACTGGAGAATTCTAGCACAGCCCATCTGCTCAGGACCAAGCCAGTGGCTCCAGACAAGAGCGACAGAACTAGCAACAGCCAGAACCACGTGCTCTCAGGTCAGGAGAGTGACAATGCCGGTGTTCTTTGTCTGAGAAAATCTGAGGCGGGGACCCATTCTGTTCCAGCTGATCAGCAAGAATCTTCCAAGCTTACAGTATCAAATAGAAACAGCCCCTCCTCTGCACTAAAGGACTTGTCAGGAAAACTAATGAAAA GTATAGAACGGGACGCAGTTAGTACTTTTACCAAATATATTTCTCCAGATGCTGCTAAACCAATACCAATTACAGAGGCAATGAGAAATGATATAGTTG CAAAGATTTGTGGGGAAGATGGGCAAGTGGATCCTAACTGTTTTGTTACGGCACAGTCAATAGTGTTTAATGCAATGGAACAAGA GCACTTTAGTGAATTTTTGCGAAGTCATCATTTCTGTAAATATCAGATTGAGGTGCTGACTAGTGGGACTGTTTATCTGGCTGACATACTTTTCTGTGAATCAGCCCTGTTTTATTTCTCTGAG TATATGGAAAAGGAAGACGCAGTTAACGTATTGCAGTTCTGGTTGGCAGCAGATAACTTCCAGTCTCAACTTGCTGCCAAAGAAGGCCAATATGATGGGCAAGAAGCACAGAACGATGCTATGATTTTGTATGACAA ATACTTCTCCCTTCAAGCCACGCATCCTCTTGGGTTTGATGACTCTGTGAGGCTAGAGATTGAATCCAACATCTGCAGGGAAGGTGGTCCCCTCCCTAACTGTTTCACTACTCCCTTGCGGCAGGCCTGGACTACCATGGAGACG GTTTTTTTGCCTGGTTTCTTGTCCAGCAACCTTTACTACAAATACTTGAATGATCTCATCCATTCAGTACGAGGAGATGAATTTCCAGGAGGGAATATTGCACTGAGTATTCAAGGCCCCAGTAGCTCTCCTGATAGCGATTCTCAGATAGGGGGCCCTGATGGCTCTGCCGCCCAG TCCAATGTCAAAAAGGCTAATGTTAAAATCCTGAAAAATTTTGATGAAGCAATAATTGTAGATGCTGCAAGTCTGGATCCAGAATCTTTATATCAACGAACATATGCAGG
- the AKAP10 gene encoding A-kinase anchor protein 10, mitochondrial isoform X3, whose amino-acid sequence MSFFRRKVKGKEQEKTTDVKAIKTPIPIHSPQRSTRNHALLEAAGPSHVAINAISANMDSFSSSRTAALKKQPSHMEAAHFGDLGRSCLNYQAQETKSSLSKTLEQVLQDNVALPYFIQFMELRRMEHLVKFWLEAESFHSTTWSRIRAHSLNTVKQSSLAEPVSPSKQQEITSSSPTGLLEERLENSSTAHLLRTKPVAPDKSDRTSNSQNHVLSGQESDNAGVLCLRKSEAGTHSVPADQQESSKLTVSNRNSPSSALKDLSGKLMKSIERDAVSTFTKYISPDAAKPIPITEAMRNDIVAKICGEDGQVDPNCFVTAQSIVFNAMEQEHFSEFLRSHHFCKYQIEVLTSGTVYLADILFCESALFYFSEYMEKEDAVNVLQFWLAADNFQSQLAAKEGQYDGQEAQNDAMILYDKYFSLQATHPLGFDDSVRLEIESNICREGGPLPNCFTTPLRQAWTTMETVFLPGFLSSNLYYKYLNDLIHSVRGDEFPGGNIALSIQGPSSSPDSDSQIGGPDGSAAQMLQVWIQNLYINEHMQGG is encoded by the exons TGAAAGGCAAGGAACAAGAAAAGACCACAGATGTGAAAGCAATTAAAA CTCCAATACCCATACATTCCCCTCAAAGAAGCACTAGAAATCATGCCTTGCTGGAGGCTGCAGGACCAAGCCATGTGGCAATTAATGCCATCTCTGCCAACATGGACTCTTTTTCTAGCAGTCGGACAGCTGCCCTTAAGAAGCAGCCAAGTCACATGGAAGCTGCTCATTTTGGAGACTTAG GCAGATCGTGTCTGAATTATCAGGCCCAAGAGACCAAATCAAGCCTTTCAAAGACCCTTGAACAAGTTTTGCAGGACAACGTAGCCCTCCCTTATTTTATCCAGTTTATGGAACTACGTAGAATGGAACACTTGGTTAAATTTTGGTTAGAGGCCGAAAGCTTTCACTCCACGACATGGTCCCGCATAAGAGCACATAGCCTGAACACAGTTAAGCAGAGTTCATTGGCAGAGCCAGTGTCGCCCTCAAAACAGCAGGAAATCACGTCATCTTCTCCAACTGGATTGCTTGAAGAGAGACTGGAGAATTCTAGCACAGCCCATCTGCTCAGGACCAAGCCAGTGGCTCCAGACAAGAGCGACAGAACTAGCAACAGCCAGAACCACGTGCTCTCAGGTCAGGAGAGTGACAATGCCGGTGTTCTTTGTCTGAGAAAATCTGAGGCGGGGACCCATTCTGTTCCAGCTGATCAGCAAGAATCTTCCAAGCTTACAGTATCAAATAGAAACAGCCCCTCCTCTGCACTAAAGGACTTGTCAGGAAAACTAATGAAAA GTATAGAACGGGACGCAGTTAGTACTTTTACCAAATATATTTCTCCAGATGCTGCTAAACCAATACCAATTACAGAGGCAATGAGAAATGATATAGTTG CAAAGATTTGTGGGGAAGATGGGCAAGTGGATCCTAACTGTTTTGTTACGGCACAGTCAATAGTGTTTAATGCAATGGAACAAGA GCACTTTAGTGAATTTTTGCGAAGTCATCATTTCTGTAAATATCAGATTGAGGTGCTGACTAGTGGGACTGTTTATCTGGCTGACATACTTTTCTGTGAATCAGCCCTGTTTTATTTCTCTGAG TATATGGAAAAGGAAGACGCAGTTAACGTATTGCAGTTCTGGTTGGCAGCAGATAACTTCCAGTCTCAACTTGCTGCCAAAGAAGGCCAATATGATGGGCAAGAAGCACAGAACGATGCTATGATTTTGTATGACAA ATACTTCTCCCTTCAAGCCACGCATCCTCTTGGGTTTGATGACTCTGTGAGGCTAGAGATTGAATCCAACATCTGCAGGGAAGGTGGTCCCCTCCCTAACTGTTTCACTACTCCCTTGCGGCAGGCCTGGACTACCATGGAGACG GTTTTTTTGCCTGGTTTCTTGTCCAGCAACCTTTACTACAAATACTTGAATGATCTCATCCATTCAGTACGAGGAGATGAATTTCCAGGAGGGAATATTGCACTGAGTATTCAAGGCCCCAGTAGCTCTCCTGATAGCGATTCTCAGATAGGGGGCCCTGATGGCTCTGCCGCCCAG ATGCTGCAAGTCTGGATCCAGAATCTTTATATCAACGAACATATGCAGG